ACTCCGTCAACTTGTGATTTGGAATATGACGATGCCTTGAGAAATGAATGCACTTCGGCAGACTGGACCGAGTTGTACTATTGGAATGCACAGTTcaaggttggttttttttttggaattgttcaaattctttaaaaaaaacaatcgtTTCAGGAATGCGAAGCATTTTGGTACGATTCCTCTTGTGGAGATcaagattttagcaaaaaaaatttgttcaagaATTTCGATGATTGTAATAATCAATGTGtgaagaaaattggagaagctttaaaaagtaaaagcTTTTATGTTTTCGTATGTTTTAGTATTTTACTTTTAGAAATGGATCCTGAAACAACTACAACAACATCCACTACTACAACTACTACTACTGCACCTACCAcaacaaaaatggaagaacCTAAACGTTCCAACTACAAGCAAAGTGATCCATTAAACTTAATTTTGAATAGTTAGTttatttttcgtggaaaaattttaggcGTGTGTTTTTAGAAGCTCTAAATCCGGATGAGTCCTCAGAATTACCAGAGAAGTTTCCGCCAGCTCACGAGCAAGGCTTCGTTAACTTCGCAATAAAATCAGAAGTCACAGCTACTACTAAATTCGACAGATTGAAATACATGGCTGAGTTCAGAGTAAGTGTTTATAGAACCATGTTAActttaacatttatttttcagaagaaattaCTGGCACTTCCtgataatttttctacaactcCAAAACAATCTTCTCCTACTTCTTCTCCTACCACAACTCGTATGCGCAGTCCTTCCACTCACAAGTCAACTGTCTCACAAGCTACAAAGACTGCATCTTCCACGCCGCAAAGTCCTTCGACCACTACAAGCTTTGATGACTTTGTtgagaaagagaagaaaacTGTTCTAGAGACTATAAAGATTCTAGATCGCCCAGAGGATCTTTGCGACGAGCCCCTTCATCCAAAGCTTGAGGAAGATTGCAAAAATGATCAGTGGGAAATTCAGtggtttttcaattctgaTCGAGGTGCTTGCAAGTCGTTTTGGTACGGAGGTTGCGAGATTGAGAGTAGAAACTTCTTTCCTGATCATGCGGTTCGTTTTTTCGGTAAGATTCTAAGAAACGTTTCTATTATTGCAGAACTGTCGACATTCCTGTGCTCACAAGTATGCTACACCTGCAAGTTTCTCATCGAAAGTTTACATTCCGCCCGGCGAGTTGAGCACTCCTGTTCCTCCCCGTAAAGATCGTCTTACCACTAGCCTGAAGCTTACTTACCCTCACTCCGAAGATTTGTTTCCTTCAGAAGAACACTCAACAGTAGTTGAACTAGACGGGAATTTCCAGCGTACAGAAAAACAGGAACGCATACGcctttttccaacaaaaacatttagacCAAGAGCCCCTACGCCAACTGCTTCAAATATTGTCAATGTTTCTGAaggagaaaaaactgaaacggCTCCAGCCTTCTACAGCCATATTGATCGAGTCGTCCACGACATGAAAACAGGAGAACACCCGGGATATACAAAACCAGAAGAGTTTGTAAGAAGAATTGAATCTGCGAGCAATGACTATATCAAATATGACTTGCAAAAACCAGACGTAGTTACTATTATCGACAAATCTCCACCTACGGTACCatcaagaaaagaaagaaCTGAAAGAACAGAAGTAACCACAAAATTACCATCGACTCGATCAATAAATGATCCATGCGATGACGAGTATGATCCGAAATGGGATGAAGACTGTCTAGGGGACACTTGGGTTGTCAGAAGCTATTACGATTCGAAggctgaaaaatgcaaagcTTTTTGGTATGGAGGATGCCACACTAGTAGCAGAAATATTTGGTTTGATAAGGAGGTATTTTTGCTGTCGCAAGtgtttgttgaatttttgtttggatcatttttgtagataaatgattcaaaaaattaattcagacATGTCGAACTTCGTGTGCTCACAAATTCCCCACCGACATGCCCATGTATGGaggtaaaattcaaataacaattgttccattttcaatttaaaattcaaaagtttaggTGCACAATCTTCGGAAGTGTCTGCCGAAATTTTGCCGTCTCCTCAAGAAGAAAATTCATCGAAAGAAACTTCATCATCGTCTTcgtcttcatcttcttctaaCACGGTAATTTTCGTTTCGGGATCAGCGCATTTGGTGCCTGCTGCCACAAAATTATCGAGTccaattattctgaaaataaaggcACACATCTCACCGGAGCATCGATTCAAAGTGGACCTCGATCAGAAGTTTGCTGATGTTAAACGGGAACATGAGGGCAGAGAGGATTTAGCATATTCGCAAATGGTTCAGCATCCTGTTACAGTTTCAGGTAAGATTTAACCTAAAGGGATTGAcaatgatttcaaattttagctgATTGCTTAGAAGTGTACAATGCAAGTTTGTCAAAACCGTGTGGAGATGGAAAATCTTGGAGCAACAGGTAAGTGAACACGAATTGcacttaaaattatttaaaaaaaagacagttgtaaaaattcattcaactAGATATTTCTACGACAAAGACACTCGCTCTTGTCGCATGTTTTGGAGCAACGGATGCTTCAGCTCatcgaaaaacaattttgatgaCTTAGAAACTTGCCAGTGGAAGTGTGAAGGAAGACATCCACAACCTGCAGGAAGTAcgtaaattattttagaaatgcaatttaatttttgaaactgtttgaGAATCTTGTTTGGACAAATTTGATGAACGATATCTGGAGGACTGTAGACATGGAGAATTTACGaatcgattttattttgatcATGACCGGAAGAAGTGTGTTGCATTCCATTGGGGAGGCTGTCAATCGAAATCGCAAAACTTTTTCGCTGATATGACAGTTTGCCAAGATCTCTGTGAATCTCCACCGAGAGAGTTGACACgtaagtttttcgaaattcggGGAAGAAACTGTAATTTAGATTTGTACAGAAGCTTGTCTGCAACCATTCGATACCACGTATGAGACATCGTGCTCAGCTGAGAAACCTCAGCAATATTACTATTTTGACATGTCTTCTGgaatttgcaaaatgttcTGGTTTGGAAATTGCAAGGGAGAGAATCAAAACATCTTTAGCACCTTGGAGGCTTGCCAATGGATCTGTGAGAGAAAACGTGACGAAAGGAAACCAGGTAAATTGGAGAGAACTTTCGGAAaccaactgaaaattaaaaaagaccACTATATAGGAAAcgtatttttcagcaatttgtgCTGACAAGTTTGACACAAAGTACACGGAATCTTGCGGAGACTCTCAATGGACTGAGAAATGGTATTTCGATGTATGTAGACAAGAAACCAGAAATAAAGTTAGAAATACATTAGTGAATTTTCCAGCAATCATCCGGAGACTGTTCATCGTTCTGGTGGGATGAATGCACTTCCTcgtctcaaaatattttcccagATGAGAAGTCGTGTACCTCAAATTGCAAACATCctggatttgaaatttcgtcaAAGCTGGCTACAGAGGAATCAAAATTCAGATGCCTTGAGCCGGTTGAAATCGGATCTTGCCAAGAAACGTAACCTCATTATTGATCCCTATATTTCCTcactaaacaatttttagatatcCTGCATTTTACTACGACCGAGCGTCACGTACGTGTCGTCCATTTGCCTATTCTGGTTGCGGAGGAAATTCGAATCGTTTCATGACAGTTTCTCAGTGTGAAAACTTGTGTTTTGCATTTAATTCGATGAATGAAGCCGAAGTAGACTGTCATCTTCCCATGCACATTGGTTATGGAAAGAATGAGGACAGTTGCCTGCCGCAAGCCGGATTCAGATTCTATTATGATAGGAATTATGGTAAGCTGATGTTCGATGACATCTTATTACAGCTATgcgaaagaaaattttaaaaacctatGTTTTGTTTCTAAACAAACGGTTTTCAAATAACTGGAATGTAACGACTTCGTAGAAACGACTTcgtattgaaaaatcagaaaatttttcgaattatttgaATTCTGCTTCATTTGAACGCTCGATTAATACTTTTTGCACTGAAATTTAGGATGACATACTTGGATTTTGTTTAGTTTACTGCTTTGAAATGATacatattttccagaattgttcaacaaaaaaaaacagtaggTTTTGGTAAATATTTGAAGGCAAATACTCATTGACTCCaaaatcattgactacctgttTTCATTGACTACccttgctcattgactacccttGCTCTTTGCCTACCTCtttctcattgactacctgtgCTCATTGCCTTCctgttctcattgcctactTGTTGCTCGTTGACTACctttctcattgcctactctttctcattgcctaccctTTGCTCATTGTCTACTCGTTTTCTTCATCAGTCAAGAGGCACGTACTAGGACCGTATTCCAAGAATACATCATAGGTACATCTTTGTTCATTTATTCAAAGGGTATACATATTTACAATCATTCAATCTGTACACAACATTTTGGGCAACAATTAGTAGTAGCTGagtcatgttttaatttatattaattcTGATAGGACACGCAAAGGCTGGGCAACATTCATTATCCATCAACATTAATGGCAACAATAGCAACAAAAtacaacaattaaaaatttgaaaaaaaagtggcaaagaaCGTAAAATCAATAACAATGAAATTTGGCATAAGAAATTCATTCGGAGTCGGAGTCAAtcactcgtttttttttgcttttgagCATATAGGAACATGACACCGTAGTATCAGACGTGTCAGACAAGGATGTTCTGGAGTTGATGGTGGCTTTCGATCTAAGAATGAAATAACCTCCAAAACTCTCTGAActgagtattttcaaactggcgtatcAGTAGTATCAAACTGGCGTATTAGACAATGACAAAACGAGTAGACAATGAGCAAagggtaggcaatgagaaagagtaggcaatgagaaaagGTAGTCAACGAGCAACAagtaggcaatgagaacagGAAGGCAATGAAaacaggtagtcaatgattttggagtcaatgagtatttgccaaatttgaaaCCTCGAATTTAACGAGACCCACAgtaactgtaattttttttttaattttcaaaagataatTTGTTTTACTATTTATTGAAACGACAAAACGTGAGCTTTGAAGAAAGGAATGTGTAtttcaacacaaaaattgtataCTTCCAGGTAAATGTTCCCAGATGTGGTATCTGGGTTGTGGTGGGAATGCGAACAATTTCTACTCGTATGAAATCTGCCAGCGAACATGCTCACAGTCAGACGTGCCTCGGGAACTGGAACGAAAGACTCGAGCAAGCAGCGAGGGTAGGCCAAAGTTTGGAATCCGCAAGATTCGTGCAAAGGTTCAACAGCTttgatgaaacatttttttcaattatttagtTAAGATACCCATTTgaatctctctctctcttccttTCTCTCACTTCTCGATCTTTGATAATTTCCCGGTTGTGTGTCTGCTTTCCCTTTCTGTTTTTGTATGTTTGTCATTTCAGTTTGATCCACTTTTTAAGTTCTGAGCTTTTACTAACATCCGTACTTTGCCGTTCGATCTAATAAAGTATTTGAAATAAGAATTGGACTAATTGAATTGACATCgtatgaaaacagaaaaagaaacacaGTTGTTTAGTATATAAGAAAAATATAGGaacaaaatacaatttcagttTGTTTCGAGCCTCCGGGAGATCGTGGCATTTGCGGTAAGAACTCAAGCACCAATCCACTTAAACGATGGACATATGGTAATCAGAAATGTACATCATTTACTTATTCTGGCTGCGGAGGAAATCGAAATAGATTTGCAACACAGGATATATGTGAAAATACATGTAATGGGCTTATGAACAGTAATGACCCTCGTAAGTTTgattacaagaaaaaataaactaatagGAATATCTTAGGTATTTGCTCGTTCTCGCCCGATTGGGGTTCTTGTAATCAGCTTCGCTATGTTTGGTTCTACAATTTGACCCGTGGAACCTGCGATCAATTTCTTTACGGTGGCTGTGGAGGAAATCCAAATCGCTTCgacacttttgaaatttgtcaaaaagcGTGTGAAGTCACTGGAACAGATCCGTGTATGGAATCTTTGGATCGTGGAAGTTGGTGTGAGGCAATGTCAAATAGATATTATTTTAACAAGAGAGCACGCCAATGCAAAGGATTTCACTACACCGGGTgtggaaaaagtggaaataattttttgacaaaagaaGAGTGTCAGACAAAGTAAGATAATTACctcaaaattgagatttttactattaaagttttatttcagatgTGAGAAACGTTTTCCGCGTGCAGCGCCGTCAAAAAAGAAGGCGAAGGTTAAACTACCAGTTGGATGTAATCtctaagtttaaaaaaaaatggtattctattttcaaatttagattcCGGTGCAAAGCCGAAAGATAAAACGCCAATGCTACGGCACATCAATTTGAATGGAAATAATCAAACATATTTCAAATCCGAGCCTCAATGGATGGACTATTCCTCTTGTTATGGTTACAGGTTTATTTCCAGCttaaagcaaaaattattatatttgagCAAAATTCCAGGTACAATGTAACTGGACGAGACACTATTCTGAATGTTCATTATTGTGCAATTCGTGGCTCTGCAGACTGCATCAGTGAAAGTTATAGGTCTACGGAGGGGgaggagtactgtaatatCTTGAGACCATTTCTACGAGGCCAAAACTTATACTCTTTCTATTTTGGATTAGATTCAGTGAATCCAATGTACCGCCCAAAGGATGGGCTCTCCGGAAGAATTCAACGGAAAAACGAAACGATTGCTGCCGTTCTTGTATTGAAAGCTAACCAGTGCCATGAAATTTGCTAGCATTTTTCTAagttaattatttgaaattgtcaTTCAAATTCATAGAActcaataaatttatttgttttaaaattctaacACCCGCATTTtgtaattaacaaaaaaaataaaatcaatgatTTGAGGGGGCAAGTGCTTTGGCATTGGTTGCAAATGATCGAACAATAATTGGAAGAATAATCAACCCATGGAAAAATCCAGTTCCCACAACTAGAACACTAGTACGGGCAAACATTCGAACAGCCGATGAAGGAACCATAAGCATCACGACAATGGCAAGTAACGTAGATGTTCCTGCTTGAACAACGGGCCATCCAATTGCTCCCATCGCGTCTCGTATTCTTTCATCAGGATCAGAGTATTCAGAACGGTAGATTCGAATTCCCACGTGTGTTGCAAAATCAATACATTGTCCGATAGACATCTGAGAATGGAAAATATTGCTCAAAGtgatacattttaattttctagcaACACTATCCAAACATACTAAAATATTAACGACAGTCATAGGATCCAAATCAGCTCCCCACAAAGATAATAGTCCTGCTGTTCCGATATCCATAGAAATGAGAGTGCATACGACCCAGAATACAATGTAGGATTCCGCAATGAACATGATACAAACTGAaagcaaacttttttcaatttgaaattgaacctTGGAGTGAAAATTAGAAAGTCACATACCAATAAACTTGCCGCGAGGGCCagctacatttttttaaaattctaattgtTAGGACTAATTTCCCGCGTactccttttttgttttattggaaaaagtggaaactcctttttttaaaattttttaaacgttttgatgtatttatattttcagctcataattctaaaaaaaacttactagCACTCAAAAGAATGATGGCTGTTCCCAGAGAAGAAAGAATAGTCGACTGTAATTCCAGCATTTGATCACTGTAAAAGTTGTTCTCGTCAAAGACGAGAGCGTCGAATTCGGGATAGCTTGATGTTATGTTACGCCATGTTAGGAGAAGTGATGTTCGAATgttccaatttgaaattttaaaagccGTGGTGAACAcgaatttttcgacttttgtTCCACCCTGAAAGAACacaatttctataaaaacaaatcaaaaatttacttttgagGACTTGTCTGGAGTGTCCCAAACCAAGTCGGTTTCCCAATGACTGTTGAATGAAACTTTCAGGAATGATTTTAGTGTTTCGTAGAATCTAAATagttaaattgaattttgattaaaattcaatttctcctTACTTTGCATCTTcttggaagaaaaattgccgatAATTGTTGAACTCGTTGAGCCAGAAGTTTGTCGAATTTGGACCCATGGAGTATGGTGTTGATTCAAGTTCGTTTACCATTTGGAGCATTCTGTCCACCTGGaagtttgtatttttcgaataagCGTTCAAATTGAGAGCATACCATTTCCGGATTTTTACTAAAGTCAGGTGCGTTGTTGACATAGATTCTTCCAATTAAACCTTCTGcccaaattttcttttcagccAAGTTGAGATAAGGAACAAGTGGAGAATCGTCAACAACCAATTGAGAAGGTGTCAAATTTGGAGTGAGCTGGGAACATCCGTAGAAAGCTATCGCAATGTACACAACATATAGGTTGAGCTGAAAGATTTcgcgaaaaatttttaaagagttacACTTTTTTTAACTGACCATGCAGAATCTAACAGATGGGCGGCAGATGAATGGCGcgaatatgttttcaaaaaagtatctTGTTGGTGAAATTGCATTTTCGTTTTTAGCCTTAGCAATTTCTTCTCGATCACAACGTTTCCAGACAAACACGCAATGATATCCAGCTGCTTCTCTCTTTGCTCCCATAGCCATAACTGCCGCAAAAAACGTTAGCTGGTAAAACCAATCAAACATGATAGCCAACGCaatgaatttacaaaaaattgctaTAGCAGGAGTTGTTGAGTATGTTCCAATACCAAAAGAGAGCACTGAAGTAAGTGAAGTAACTGTGATTGCACTTCCAGCTTCCTCCAGAGCTAACCCCATTCTTTTTTTGGCATCGAGAGTTCTTCTGGTATCTTGCCAAGCACCCAGCATAACATAAACGTCATCAACTCCAATAGCCAAGGCGATGAATGGCATAACAGTGACCTGATTGATAAATGGTACTCCTAGAGCAAATAACAATCCACCAGCTGATACAATTGCCATTGAAGAGACAAGAATTCCGATCATGGCTTCAATTGGTTTTGATGTCACCCAATTGTCAGTCATACTGAAAGGATATTAAgtgattttgtttgaaaattttcgaattatccgtatcaaaaataattaccaTGATGCCACTGTGAAGCACAAAAGTAAGAGAATTGTAAGAGAAATAAACGGCATGGTGTACGtggaatttttctgcatttcaTCTTTCAGAATTGACAAGCTGAACATTGAAGTGTCGAATGTCGTTTGGTTCTCCAATAAAGCTGTTAAAGATTGTTCGAAGATTTTGGACATTTCTTCTGATGTAtgctaaaattgatttttaaaccaaaGCTGTGGCTGTGAAAATTACCTCATTATAAGCTGGAATTTGATATACAAAATGCACCATATCGATACTTTCTATTCCTAAAGGACCACCTGGTTGCACTCCATAAAAATGAGTGGGCAAGAAAAActtattatcgaaaaatttcattgtGGGATATTCGATCTTGATTCGCGGGTCTTTTcggagctgaaatttttggagtagAAATTGAATCAAACTAAAAAGCATACCTTTTCACTCCAAAAAGTATCCAAAAATATTGTTGCAATAGTGTTACTCAGCTCGCATTGCTTCATTCGTGAACATACTTCTTTTCCAAAgtttatctgaattttttaaataattttgtgattgatttttgataatattccTTCAACTCACTATCTTCCCATCAActtgaatttccattttctcaagTACATACTTGTTCAGCTGGATCAACTTTTGTGCCAAGTcctttttcagtaaattctTATCTTCGGAAGATGTTTGAATTGTAATAGATACAAAtgaactgtaaaaaaatttttattcgttttttaatAGATTCATCGTAGTTTGTAAATTTATCGCCAACTTCTGAGCATCTAAACATTAAAGAAATTCAGGCTCTACAGACTTTGATCGAGGTCCGCGGTGGAACATTGCACTAAAGTTAACAGTTTTGGAACTATACATTTTTGGAGTATGTCAATCTGTGTTAAGatagtttgaaaagttttttaaatgttttgaatcaatattttattcattttaccTTTATCTTCACTTACTTATTCTTTGAATCTCCACTAAAATCTTTATGTACTTGATATTCCTCGCGAGAAAGTGAGTGTTCGGGAGAGTACAAGAATCGCAAGTCATCCTGAATATAGACTAATCTCATTACGGATACATTCCTGGACCCCTACCTCGGTTCGCATATTCAGAATACCGAAGGAAAATATGATAGTCAGTATGAGGGGTCCCAATGTGAAAAATCGTGGTCTATCGTAAATAAAAAGACCATACTGGTAAAACAGGTGAGCCAGGTATTCTTGGAGAATACCTGACGGATTTCGAATCCTTAGCTTCATATTGAAAGATGTACCTTAAATGAACTAAAATCTGAcctgaaaagaaaagaaacggAACAtgcaaattgtttgaaaaaatgaggaaaggAGGATCTCGTTCTAAACTAGcgcgaaactttttttgtggaCTGTCAGAAGATGCATAAGCAAATAGTGAGAGGCGAGACGCCGCGGCAGAAAGATTGTGAGAAGAAGAGGTGCTGACCTTGTTTCTAGCGGATTGTTGAATGAATAGAGACGTCAGACACATGAATCTCCCGGATGACACCCAGAGAGACTGAGACAGTCCCTGGGCATTGGTAATTGGCGTTCGGAAGAACaggaagagagagagatagaaaGAGGGAGAGAAAATAAGCGCGCATCCTGACACGATGAGAAGTGATCGATGGGCATGGTAGATACTGGTGGAGGATTGTAGCGGATAAAAAGGCAATCAGcttttagcaaaaaaagtgAGTCATTGATAGCCGACAGTTTATATGGgaggagagaaaaaaaaagttgaaaggcAAATACGATAACtgtctattgaaaaaaacccgctttgaaaaaaacactgGAAGAATCCCGATTATCAATAGTTGGGTCTACGAGAAAATTCAATAGGTACATAAAAAACTTGGTTGAGTTACACAATTCCATTGCTTCACTTTGACAGCTCACTACtatgttttttcgttttgtcgAATGTTGTAAGTTTGGcgcttttttt
This is a stretch of genomic DNA from Caenorhabditis elegans chromosome V. It encodes these proteins:
- the mec-1 gene encoding Papilin (Confirmed by transcript evidence), coding for MHLFLLFIPHVIAVKDLAWYSANPVLSSSHPVGPAAIQAATAIDFCQLPVDTGKCSQQLVRYYYDAAVDECKRFTFSGCGGNSNRFMRRAHCRNRCVKQPNKPEVQELKHRRTVTSTTSTPFQTVNEESTVEPSATKRLPVTLPVKKLELVQVRIFNKTESSFQSGHGNGLCQDCDPLYGTCLDGKCGCMKGFRSLGKVCIDLNECDNGAVCGPNARCVNEIGSFQCVCDAGFSTDGDCKIGQEACMDEFDVNLTEEDCNNGKQEIKYYYDADSVQCKQFFYGGCKTTSRNFFADLQTCDVICVSNQRDYLKSKGQSLSHHPVLEISSDLNNGNDLKSNHYKIDLFSSPSSPVTPNRPLSADDWPLKPITLKPALNLDFSQGKTKSTAEKHKEADDAEILVHQLTPEHNSCDLKFEPVLREECISADWAEKFFWNSEFKDCEPFWYDSSCDPRDRAGKNFFETFEDCKNKCDGVQSQYVVPITTVPDEQSKIEEVETSETPGIVDETTTTAAPEEESEENGFFFKVKPQNYLEDVLSSETEETQHYGFNPNEFLKQNSQNQKPTEITEILRILPAQTEHDEASELKKEDKIEHDILEHLKNKEPTEKVLSTPSTCDLEYDDALRNECTSADWTELYYWNAQFKECEAFWYDSSCGDQDFSKKNLFKNFDDCNNQCVKKIGEALKKMDPETTTTTSTTTTTTTAPTTTKMEEPKRSNYKQSDPLNLILNKALNPDESSELPEKFPPAHEQGFVNFAIKSEVTATTKFDRLKYMAEFRKLLALPDNFSTTPKQSSPTSSPTTTRMRSPSTHKSTVSQATKTASSTPQSPSTTTSFDDFVEKEKKTVLETIKILDRPEDLCDEPLHPKLEEDCKNDQWEIQWFFNSDRGACKSFWYGGCEIESRNFFPDHANCRHSCAHKYATPASFSSKVYIPPGELSTPVPPRKDRLTTSLKLTYPHSEDLFPSEEHSTVVELDGNFQRTEKQERIRLFPTKTFRPRAPTPTASNIVNVSEGEKTETAPAFYSHIDRVVHDMKTGEHPGYTKPEEFVRRIESASNDYIKYDLQKPDVVTIIDKSPPTVPSRKERTERTEVTTKLPSTRSINDPCDDEYDPKWDEDCLGDTWVVRSYYDSKAEKCKAFWYGGCHTSSRNIWFDKETCRTSCAHKFPTDMPMYGGAQSSEVSAEILPSPQEENSSKETSSSSSSSSSSNTAHISPEHRFKVDLDQKFADVKREHEGREDLAYSQMVQHPVTVSADCLEVYNASLSKPCGDGKSWSNRYFYDKDTRSCRMFWSNGCFSSSKNNFDDLETCQWKCEGRHPQPAGKSCLDKFDERYLEDCRHGEFTNRFYFDHDRKKCVAFHWGGCQSKSQNFFADMTVCQDLCESPPRELTQACLQPFDTTYETSCSAEKPQQYYYFDMSSGICKMFWFGNCKGENQNIFSTLEACQWICERKRDERKPAICADKFDTKYTESCGDSQWTEKWYFDQSSGDCSSFWWDECTSSSQNIFPDEKSCTSNCKHPGFEISSKLATEESKFRCLEPVEIGSCQETYPAFYYDRASRTCRPFAYSGCGGNSNRFMTVSQCENLCFAFNSMNEAEVDCHLPMHIGYGKNEDSCLPQAGFRFYYDRNYGKCSQMWYLGCGGNANNFYSYEICQRTCSQSDVPRELERKTRASSEVCFEPPGDRGICGKNSSTNPLKRWTYGNQKCTSFTYSGCGGNRNRFATQDICENTCNGLMNSNDPRICSFSPDWGSCNQLRYVWFYNLTRGTCDQFLYGGCGGNPNRFDTFEICQKACEVTGTDPCMESLDRGSWCEAMSNRYYFNKRARQCKGFHYTGCGKSGNNFLTKEECQTKCEKRFPRAAPSKKKAKVKLPVGYSGAKPKDKTPMLRHINLNGNNQTYFKSEPQWMDYSSCYGYRYNVTGRDTILNVHYCAIRGSADCISESYRSTEGEEYCNILRPFLRGQNLYSFYFGLDSVNPMYRPKDGLSGRIQRKNETIAAVLVLKANQCHEIC
- the mec-1 gene encoding Papilin (Confirmed by transcript evidence); translated protein: MKGFRSLGKVCIDLNECDNGAVCGPNARCVNEIGSFQCVCDAGFSTDGDCKIGQEACMDEFDVNLTEEDCNNGKQEIKYYYDADSVQCKQFFYGGCKTTSRNFFADLQTCDVICVSNQRDYLKSKGQSLSHHPVLEISSDLNNGNDLKSNHYKIDLFSSPSSPVTPNRPLSADDWPLKPITLKPALNLDFSQGKTKSTAEKHKEADDAEILVHQLTPEHNSCDLKFEPVLREECISADWAEKFFWNSEFKDCEPFWYDSSCDPRDRAGKNFFETFEDCKNKCDGVQSQYVVPITTVPDEQSKIEEVETSETPGIVDETTTTAAPEEESEENGFFFKVKPQNYLEDVLSSETEETQHYGFNPNEFLKQNSQNQKPTEITEILRILPAQTEHDEASELKKEDKIEHDILEHLKNKEPTEKVLSTPSTCDLEYDDALRNECTSADWTELYYWNAQFKECEAFWYDSSCGDQDFSKKNLFKNFDDCNNQCVKKIGEALKKMDPETTTTTSTTTTTTTAPTTTKMEEPKRSNYKQSDPLNLILNKALNPDESSELPEKFPPAHEQGFVNFAIKSEVTATTKFDRLKYMAEFRKKLLALPDNFSTTPKQSSPTSSPTTTRMRSPSTHKSTVSQATKTASSTPQSPSTTTSFDDFVEKEKKTVLETIKILDRPEDLCDEPLHPKLEEDCKNDQWEIQWFFNSDRGACKSFWYGGCEIESRNFFPDHANCRHSCAHKYATPASFSSKVYIPPGELSTPVPPRKDRLTTSLKLTYPHSEDLFPSEEHSTVVELDGNFQRTEKQERIRLFPTKTFRPRAPTPTASNIVNVSEGEKTETAPAFYSHIDRVVHDMKTGEHPGYTKPEEFVRRIESASNDYIKYDLQKPDVVTIIDKSPPTVPSRKERTERTEVTTKLPSTRSINDPCDDEYDPKWDEDCLGDTWVVRSYYDSKAEKCKAFWYGGCHTSSRNIWFDKETCRTSCAHKFPTDMPMYGGAQSSEVSAEILPSPQEENSSKETSSSSSSSSSSNTAHISPEHRFKVDLDQKFADVKREHEGREDLAYSQMVQHPVTVSADCLEVYNASLSKPCGDGKSWSNRYFYDKDTRSCRMFWSNGCFSSSKNNFDDLETCQWKCEGRHPQPAGKSCLDKFDERYLEDCRHGEFTNRFYFDHDRKKCVAFHWGGCQSKSQNFFADMTVCQDLCESPPRELTQACLQPFDTTYETSCSAEKPQQYYYFDMSSGICKMFWFGNCKGENQNIFSTLEACQWICERKRDERKPAICADKFDTKYTESCGDSQWTEKWYFDQSSGDCSSFWWDECTSSSQNIFPDEKSCTSNCKHPGFEISSKLATEESKFRCLEPVEIGSCQETYPAFYYDRASRTCRPFAYSGCGGNSNRFMTVSQCENLCFAFNSMNEAEVDCHLPMHIGYGKNEDSCLPQAGFRFYYDRNYGKCSQMWYLGCGGNANNFYSYEICQRTCSQSDVPRELERKTRASSEVCFEPPGDRGICGKNSSTNPLKRWTYGNQKCTSFTYSGCGGNRNRFATQDICENTCNGLMNSNDPRICSFSPDWGSCNQLRYVWFYNLTRGTCDQFLYGGCGGNPNRFDTFEICQKACEVTGTDPCMESLDRGSWCEAMSNRYYFNKRARQCKGFHYTGCGKSGNNFLTKEECQTKCEKRFPRAAPSKKKAKVKLPVGYSGAKPKDKTPMLRHINLNGNNQTYFKSEPQWMDYSSCYGYRYNVTGRDTILNVHYCAIRGSADCISESYRSTEGEEYCNILRPFLRGQNLYSFYFGLDSVNPMYRPKDGLSGRIQRKNETIAAVLVLKANQCHEIC